Proteins from one Microbacterium faecale genomic window:
- a CDS encoding Fpg/Nei family DNA glycosylase — MPEMPEVQGLVDFLGERAAGRTVRRAQVAAISALKTYDPLLDALVDREISDVTRRGKFAVIAAGAELHLVFHLAKAGWLRWYEKLPATVIKPGRSPIALRVALDDGSGFDLTEAGTKKSLAVYVVRDPADVPGVARLGPDPLDDAFTRDAFARILAGRRTQIKGLLRDQSIIAGIGNAYSDEILHAARMSPYALAAERSEAEIDRLYEAMRTTLGAAVKAASGRPPADLKDAKRRGMAVHGRSGETCPICGDTVRSVYFADRSLEYCPTCQTGGKTLADRRLSRLLK, encoded by the coding sequence ATGCCGGAGATGCCGGAGGTCCAGGGTCTGGTCGACTTCCTCGGCGAGCGCGCGGCCGGCCGCACCGTGCGTCGCGCGCAGGTCGCGGCGATCTCGGCGCTGAAAACCTACGACCCGCTGCTCGACGCGCTCGTCGACCGCGAGATCAGTGACGTGACCCGACGTGGGAAGTTCGCCGTCATCGCGGCGGGAGCCGAGCTACACCTCGTCTTCCACCTGGCGAAGGCCGGCTGGCTCCGATGGTACGAGAAGCTCCCCGCGACGGTGATCAAGCCCGGCCGGTCGCCGATCGCGCTGCGCGTCGCGCTCGACGACGGATCCGGTTTCGACCTGACCGAGGCGGGAACCAAGAAGTCACTCGCCGTGTACGTCGTTCGCGATCCGGCTGACGTTCCGGGAGTCGCACGACTGGGGCCCGACCCGCTCGACGACGCCTTCACGCGCGACGCCTTCGCGCGGATCCTCGCCGGGCGTCGCACGCAGATCAAGGGGTTGCTGCGGGACCAGTCGATCATCGCCGGCATCGGCAACGCATACTCCGACGAGATCCTGCACGCGGCGCGCATGTCGCCCTACGCGCTGGCCGCCGAGAGGAGCGAGGCCGAGATCGATCGCCTGTACGAGGCGATGCGGACGACCCTCGGAGCCGCCGTCAAGGCCGCGTCGGGTCGCCCACCGGCCGATCTCAAGGACGCGAAACGTCGGGGCATGGCCGTGCACGGACGTTCCGGCGAGACGTGTCCCATCTGTGGCGACACCGTGCGCAGCGTGTACTTCGCAGACCGTTCGCTCGAGTACTGCCCGACCTGCCAGACAGGCGGCAAGACTCTCGCCGACCGGCGGCTCTCCCGGTTGCTGAAGTAG